In Aggregicoccus sp. 17bor-14, the following are encoded in one genomic region:
- a CDS encoding MopE-related protein — protein MNPSVTVTCGFGACQRTGATCQNGAQWTCSPWPNKTTEICDDQDNDCDGTVDNVPAKECGTGACKRFVPACSAVCNLDPATGKPDCRLGTHNVPNSTACVPGAKGIEDCNGIDDDCDGVVDNNPGVMQALSLTKNCTNLLGCSRPGMHACLPTKVWDVCRGCSGTASCTTECNEKSQQTCDDSCNVVPGTCQSLLETCNNCDDDRNGIPDDGLMCSGCGL, from the coding sequence ATCAATCCGAGTGTCACAGTAACTTGCGGCTTCGGAGCGTGTCAGCGCACGGGTGCTACCTGTCAGAACGGCGCGCAGTGGACCTGTAGTCCCTGGCCAAACAAGACAACTGAAATTTGTGATGACCAGGACAACGATTGCGATGGCACTGTCGACAACGTGCCGGCCAAGGAATGTGGGACTGGGGCATGCAAGCGGTTCGTTCCCGCATGTAGCGCCGTCTGTAATCTTGACCCGGCGACGGGCAAGCCAGACTGCAGGCTGGGCACGCATAACGTCCCCAATTCCACTGCCTGCGTTCCCGGCGCGAAGGGCATCGAGGACTGCAACGGAATCGACGACGACTGTGACGGAGTCGTCGATAACAATCCGGGGGTGATGCAGGCCCTTAGTTTGACGAAGAACTGCACGAATCTCCTCGGCTGTAGCCGTCCTGGTATGCACGCTTGTCTGCCCACGAAGGTTTGGGATGTCTGCAGAGGATGCAGCGGGACGGCATCGTGCACCACGGAGTGCAACGAGAAGTCACAGCAGACGTGCGATGACTCCTGCAACGTAGTTCCCGGGACCTGCCAATCCCTACTCGAGACCTGTAATAATTGTGATGATGACAGGAACGGCATCCCCGATGATGGCCTGATGTGCTCGGGGTGCGGACTGTGA